A stretch of Paenibacillus mucilaginosus 3016 DNA encodes these proteins:
- a CDS encoding hemerythrin domain-containing protein, translating into MKQSTPPHMERTGEAHVTELSAAMDRLREEHEMLAGLLEEMEEQAMKVGQAENRAQAWGRLQHLRLWTIGVMQELDAHSGWEEETLFPFLASYFRLRQEPTMIPSLWMMEKEHAMAEEYVETFMREFHKLRADSPKDEMKKAAALLIQACYILKSHLAKEEQIVFPLAEQVLTDVDYLFA; encoded by the coding sequence ATGAAACAATCTACTCCACCGCATATGGAACGTACGGGCGAAGCCCATGTCACGGAATTGTCAGCCGCGATGGACCGGCTTAGAGAAGAACACGAGATGCTCGCCGGTCTGCTCGAAGAGATGGAAGAGCAGGCCATGAAGGTAGGCCAAGCCGAGAACCGCGCCCAGGCCTGGGGGCGCCTGCAGCACCTGCGGCTGTGGACGATCGGCGTAATGCAGGAGCTGGACGCCCACTCCGGCTGGGAGGAAGAGACGCTGTTTCCGTTCCTCGCGTCCTACTTCCGCCTCCGCCAGGAGCCGACGATGATCCCTTCCCTCTGGATGATGGAGAAGGAGCACGCGATGGCTGAGGAATATGTGGAGACGTTCATGAGAGAGTTCCACAAGCTGCGCGCGGACTCCCCGAAGGATGAGATGAAGAAGGCGGCCGCTCTGCTGATCCAGGCGTGCTATATCCTGAAGAGTCACCTGGCCAAGGAGGAGCAGATCGTGTTCCCGCTGGCCGAGCAGGTGCTGACCGATGTAGATTACCTATTCGCTTAA
- the hpf gene encoding ribosome hibernation-promoting factor, HPF/YfiA family — protein MRLNVHGKHFEVTPALEAYAQDKIGRLEGWLHPGTDVQINLSVQGHRHLHVVEVTIHEEGTVFRAEEKQEDMYASIDLAADKLERMIRKWRERLRRRSRRGDGRTGGAEPALPAAYEDAEELGVVRSKRIQLKPVELEEALLEMQLLGHDFHLFFNRETGVTELVYKRHDGTFGHLTTA, from the coding sequence ATGAGACTGAACGTCCACGGCAAACACTTCGAGGTTACTCCGGCACTGGAAGCATACGCGCAGGACAAAATCGGCCGGCTGGAAGGCTGGCTGCACCCAGGCACCGATGTGCAGATCAACCTTTCCGTGCAGGGGCACAGACACCTCCATGTGGTGGAGGTCACTATCCACGAAGAGGGGACGGTGTTCCGCGCGGAGGAGAAGCAGGAGGACATGTACGCCTCCATTGACCTCGCGGCCGACAAGCTTGAGCGGATGATCCGCAAGTGGCGCGAGCGGCTCAGACGCCGCAGCCGGCGCGGAGACGGCCGGACGGGCGGAGCGGAACCGGCACTGCCGGCCGCCTACGAGGACGCGGAGGAGCTCGGCGTAGTACGGTCCAAGCGCATCCAGCTGAAGCCGGTGGAGCTCGAAGAGGCGCTGCTGGAGATGCAGCTGCTCGGGCACGACTTTCATCTCTTTTTCAACCGGGAGACCGGAGTTACGGAGCTGGTCTACAAGCGGCACGACGGAACGTTCGGCCATCTGACGACGGCCTGA
- the adhE gene encoding bifunctional acetaldehyde-CoA/alcohol dehydrogenase yields the protein MAIREKQEEQAKPAAEQEVGRLVAKAIKAQQAFMRLDQAQVDAIVQAMALAGLEQHMKLAKMAVEETGRGVYEDKITKNLFATEYIYHSIKYDKTVGVIEENPYENYRKVAEPVGVIAGVTPVTNPTSTTMFKSLIAMKTRNPIIFAFHPSAQKCSAAAARVVVEAAVKAGAPEGCIQWIEHPSVEATGLLMNHPDVALVLATGGSSMVKAAYSTGKPALGVGPGNVPCFIEKSADLKQAVTDLILSKTFDNGMICASEQAVIIEEDVYAEVRRLMIGFGCYFLNGEETEAVSKLVINSDKCAVNAVIVGQPAVKIAQMAGINVPADTKILVAELQGVGPAYPLSAEKLSPVLACYKVKNAVQGIQRAAEVTAFGGMGHSSVIHSKNDAVIADFAAALKTGRVIVNSPSTHGAIGDIYNTNLPSLTLGCGSYGHNSTTSNVTAVNLINVKRVAYRTVNMQWFKIPPKVYFEKGATQYLEKMPDISRILIVTDPMMVQLGYVERVEHYLRKRQTPVAVEVFSDVEPDPSVDTVERGTDLMERFQPDCIIALGGGSPMDAAKAMWLFYEYPETSFQSLKQKFMDIRKRVYKYPRLGRKAKFVAIPTTSGTGSEVTSFAVITDKKQGQTKYPLADYELTPDVAIIDPDYVYSLPKTAVADTGMDVLTHAIEAYVSVMANDYTDGLAMKAIQLVFQNLEKSYATADPVAREKMHNASTIAGMAFANAFLGINHSLAHKWGGEFHTAHGRTNAILMPHVIRYNASKPSKFASFPKYDHFVADERYAEIARMLGLPARTTEEGVNSLVDAVRGLGQAVGIPASFSELGIDPQVFESRVEELADRAFEDQCTTANPRMPLVSELAEVYRKAFYGRFE from the coding sequence ATGGCGATTAGAGAGAAACAGGAAGAACAGGCAAAGCCGGCGGCGGAACAGGAAGTAGGCCGGCTTGTCGCCAAGGCGATCAAGGCGCAGCAGGCATTCATGCGGCTCGACCAGGCGCAGGTGGACGCGATCGTGCAGGCGATGGCCCTCGCGGGGCTCGAGCAGCACATGAAGCTCGCGAAGATGGCCGTTGAAGAGACCGGACGCGGCGTCTACGAAGACAAGATCACGAAGAACCTGTTTGCGACCGAGTACATCTACCACAGCATCAAGTATGACAAAACGGTGGGCGTCATTGAGGAGAATCCTTACGAGAACTACCGCAAAGTAGCCGAGCCGGTAGGCGTGATCGCCGGGGTAACGCCGGTCACGAACCCGACCTCCACCACGATGTTCAAATCTCTGATCGCCATGAAGACCCGCAATCCCATCATCTTCGCATTTCACCCGTCCGCACAGAAATGCAGTGCGGCTGCCGCCCGCGTCGTCGTGGAAGCAGCCGTGAAGGCGGGCGCACCGGAAGGCTGCATCCAGTGGATCGAGCATCCTTCCGTCGAAGCGACCGGGCTGCTCATGAACCATCCGGATGTGGCGCTGGTCCTGGCTACCGGCGGCTCCTCGATGGTCAAAGCGGCTTACAGCACAGGGAAGCCGGCGCTCGGCGTAGGCCCCGGCAACGTGCCGTGCTTCATCGAGAAGAGCGCCGATCTCAAGCAGGCCGTCACGGACCTGATCCTCTCCAAGACGTTCGACAACGGTATGATCTGCGCCTCCGAGCAGGCGGTCATTATTGAAGAGGATGTCTACGCCGAAGTGCGCCGCCTTATGATCGGGTTCGGCTGCTACTTCCTGAACGGCGAAGAGACCGAGGCGGTATCGAAGCTTGTCATCAACAGCGACAAGTGTGCGGTGAACGCCGTGATCGTCGGCCAGCCGGCCGTGAAGATCGCGCAGATGGCCGGCATCAACGTTCCGGCCGACACGAAGATCCTGGTCGCCGAGCTGCAGGGTGTAGGTCCGGCTTACCCGCTCTCCGCGGAGAAGCTCAGCCCCGTGCTGGCGTGCTACAAGGTGAAGAACGCCGTCCAGGGAATCCAGCGGGCCGCGGAAGTGACCGCCTTCGGCGGGATGGGCCACTCCTCCGTGATCCACTCGAAGAATGATGCGGTGATCGCCGACTTTGCCGCTGCGCTGAAGACGGGCCGCGTCATCGTGAATTCGCCGTCCACCCACGGGGCGATCGGCGACATCTACAACACGAACCTGCCTTCCCTGACGCTCGGCTGCGGCTCCTACGGCCACAATTCGACGACCTCCAACGTTACGGCGGTCAACCTGATCAACGTGAAGCGCGTCGCCTACCGCACCGTCAATATGCAGTGGTTCAAGATTCCGCCGAAGGTCTACTTCGAGAAGGGCGCGACCCAGTACCTGGAGAAAATGCCCGACATCTCGCGCATCCTGATCGTCACCGACCCGATGATGGTGCAGCTCGGATACGTGGAGCGCGTGGAGCATTACCTGCGCAAGCGCCAGACGCCGGTGGCTGTGGAAGTATTCAGCGACGTCGAGCCGGATCCGTCGGTGGATACGGTCGAGCGCGGCACGGATCTCATGGAACGCTTCCAGCCGGACTGCATCATCGCCCTCGGCGGCGGCTCCCCGATGGACGCGGCGAAGGCCATGTGGCTCTTCTACGAATATCCGGAGACGAGCTTCCAGTCGCTGAAGCAGAAATTCATGGATATCCGCAAGCGGGTGTACAAATATCCGCGGCTCGGCCGCAAGGCGAAGTTCGTGGCGATTCCGACGACGTCGGGTACGGGCTCGGAAGTCACCTCCTTCGCGGTCATCACCGACAAGAAGCAGGGACAGACCAAATACCCGCTGGCCGACTACGAGCTCACGCCGGATGTGGCGATCATCGATCCGGACTATGTGTACTCCCTGCCGAAGACGGCGGTCGCTGATACGGGGATGGACGTACTGACCCACGCGATTGAGGCGTACGTCTCGGTGATGGCGAACGATTATACGGACGGCCTGGCAATGAAGGCAATCCAGCTCGTGTTCCAGAACCTCGAGAAGTCTTATGCAACGGCGGATCCGGTGGCCCGGGAAAAAATGCACAACGCCTCGACGATCGCCGGGATGGCTTTTGCCAACGCGTTCCTCGGGATCAACCACTCCCTGGCGCACAAGTGGGGCGGCGAGTTCCACACGGCGCACGGCCGCACCAATGCGATCCTGATGCCGCACGTCATCCGCTACAATGCCAGCAAGCCGTCGAAGTTCGCATCCTTCCCGAAATACGACCACTTCGTCGCCGATGAGCGGTACGCCGAGATCGCCCGCATGCTGGGACTGCCGGCCCGCACGACGGAAGAAGGAGTGAACAGCCTCGTTGATGCGGTCCGGGGGCTCGGCCAGGCAGTGGGCATTCCGGCTTCGTTCTCGGAGCTGGGCATTGACCCGCAGGTGTTCGAGAGCCGGGTGGAGGAGCTCGCCGACCGCGCCTTCGAAGACCAGTGCACGACAGCCAATCCGCGGATGCCGCTGGTAAGCGAGCTGGCGGAGGTATACCGCAAGGCGTTCTACGGCCGGTTCGAATAA
- the nirB gene encoding nitrite reductase large subunit NirB, translated as MNATTTRQRLVVIGNGMAGINTVEQILKLDPQRYEITVFGSEPYPNYNRIQLSYVLEKSKSIDEIILNSWEWYRENGIDLRTGTTVTRIDTDSRTVHTEDGTVVPYDKVIVATGSKPLMLPIPGADKEGIVGFRDIADCETMLHAAKLYRKAAVIGGGLLGLEAAKGLLKLGMDVTVVHLVEELMERQLDRTASLMLQAELESQGLKFATGRQTAEFLGGQRVTGLRFSDGTTLEAEFVVMAAGIRPNTEVGRASGLTVNRGIVVDDYMRSSAPDVYAVGECGEHRGVCYGLVAPLFEQGAVLAKHLCGVETKPYEGSVVSTQLKISGVDVFSAGEFMDAPDLNVVRMHDEWHRIYKKVLLRGGRIVGGVLVGDGKQAARLQQWIRTGTVMTEEIHAAIMGTAAAEAGNSAADLPDEEIVCGCNGVTKKHIVDAIRDNGLTTVDEIKACTGASRSCGGCRPVVEQILQFTLGDKYDSAAAKKEGICGCTKLTRDEVVAGIQEKGLLTSKEVMHVLGWDNPEGCSKCRPALNYYLGMIWPAEHQDEKDSRFVNERMHANIQKDGTFGVVPRMYGGVTTPEDLRLIADVAVKYNVKLVKVTGGQRLDLLGVSKEDLPKIWEDLGMPSGYAYAKALRTVKTCVGSQFCRFGTKDSMGMGILLEKKFERLDMPAKFKLAVNGCPRNCAESSTKDIGIVGNEGAWEIYVGGNGGIKSRLADLLCKVKTDEELVEIVAAFMQHYRETGKYLERTSDWIERVGLASVTAAVVEDTENRKALAARMETALSQVKEPWKEVLDNPVLRQRLYSEIQVPVGTK; from the coding sequence ATGAACGCTACAACTACACGTCAACGTCTGGTCGTCATCGGCAACGGTATGGCCGGCATCAACACCGTCGAGCAGATCCTGAAGCTGGATCCGCAGCGCTATGAGATTACGGTTTTCGGCAGCGAGCCGTACCCGAACTATAACCGGATTCAACTGTCGTATGTCCTGGAGAAAAGCAAATCGATCGACGAAATCATCCTGAACTCCTGGGAATGGTACCGTGAGAACGGCATTGACCTGCGGACCGGCACAACGGTAACGAGAATCGATACCGACAGCCGCACCGTCCATACGGAGGACGGCACCGTGGTTCCGTACGACAAGGTCATCGTCGCTACGGGCTCCAAGCCGCTGATGCTGCCGATCCCGGGCGCAGACAAGGAAGGCATCGTCGGCTTCCGCGACATCGCCGACTGTGAGACGATGCTCCATGCGGCGAAGCTGTACCGCAAGGCTGCGGTCATCGGCGGCGGACTGCTCGGTCTGGAGGCGGCCAAGGGCCTCCTGAAGCTCGGCATGGACGTGACCGTCGTCCACCTGGTCGAGGAGCTCATGGAGCGCCAGCTCGACCGGACGGCCTCGCTCATGCTTCAGGCGGAGCTCGAGAGCCAGGGGCTGAAGTTCGCCACCGGCCGGCAGACCGCCGAGTTCCTGGGCGGTCAGCGGGTGACGGGCCTGCGCTTCAGCGACGGCACGACGCTCGAAGCCGAGTTCGTGGTCATGGCGGCGGGCATCCGGCCGAACACGGAGGTGGGCCGGGCGAGCGGCCTGACCGTGAACCGCGGCATCGTGGTGGACGACTACATGCGCTCTTCCGCGCCGGACGTGTATGCAGTGGGCGAATGCGGCGAGCACCGCGGCGTCTGTTACGGACTGGTCGCTCCGCTCTTCGAGCAGGGGGCCGTGCTGGCGAAGCATCTGTGCGGTGTCGAGACGAAGCCGTATGAGGGCTCGGTTGTCTCGACCCAGCTCAAGATCTCGGGCGTCGACGTGTTCTCGGCGGGCGAGTTCATGGATGCGCCGGACCTGAATGTCGTCCGGATGCACGACGAATGGCACCGCATCTACAAGAAGGTGCTGCTGCGCGGCGGCCGGATCGTCGGCGGCGTACTCGTGGGCGATGGCAAGCAGGCGGCGCGGCTCCAGCAGTGGATCCGTACCGGCACGGTCATGACCGAAGAGATCCATGCGGCGATCATGGGCACGGCCGCGGCAGAGGCCGGTAACAGTGCGGCGGATCTGCCGGATGAAGAGATCGTCTGCGGCTGCAACGGCGTGACGAAGAAGCACATCGTCGATGCCATCCGCGATAATGGGCTCACGACAGTGGACGAGATCAAGGCGTGCACCGGGGCTTCGCGCTCGTGCGGAGGCTGCCGGCCGGTGGTCGAGCAGATTCTCCAGTTTACGCTCGGCGACAAATACGATTCGGCAGCCGCCAAGAAGGAAGGCATCTGCGGCTGCACGAAGCTGACCCGAGATGAAGTCGTGGCCGGCATCCAAGAGAAAGGCCTTCTCACTTCGAAGGAAGTCATGCACGTGCTCGGCTGGGACAATCCGGAGGGCTGCTCGAAGTGCCGCCCGGCGCTGAACTATTACCTCGGCATGATCTGGCCGGCGGAGCACCAGGACGAGAAGGATTCCCGCTTCGTCAACGAGCGGATGCATGCGAACATCCAGAAGGACGGCACCTTCGGCGTCGTTCCCCGGATGTACGGCGGTGTGACGACGCCGGAGGACCTGCGGCTTATCGCCGATGTGGCCGTGAAGTACAACGTGAAGCTGGTCAAGGTGACCGGCGGGCAGCGGCTGGACCTGCTTGGCGTAAGCAAGGAAGACCTGCCGAAGATCTGGGAGGACCTCGGCATGCCGTCGGGCTACGCTTATGCCAAGGCGCTTCGCACCGTCAAGACGTGCGTCGGCAGCCAGTTCTGCCGATTCGGCACCAAGGATTCGATGGGCATGGGCATCCTGCTCGAGAAGAAATTCGAGCGCCTCGACATGCCGGCGAAGTTCAAGCTGGCCGTCAACGGCTGCCCGCGCAACTGTGCCGAATCGTCGACGAAGGACATCGGGATCGTCGGCAATGAGGGAGCCTGGGAGATCTATGTGGGCGGCAACGGCGGGATCAAGTCGCGCCTGGCGGATCTGCTCTGCAAGGTGAAGACGGATGAGGAGCTGGTCGAGATTGTCGCCGCCTTCATGCAGCACTACCGCGAGACGGGCAAATACCTGGAGCGGACCTCGGACTGGATCGAGCGGGTCGGCCTGGCGTCGGTCACTGCTGCGGTGGTGGAAGATACGGAGAACCGCAAAGCGCTGGCGGCCCGGATGGAGACCGCACTGAGCCAGGTGAAGGAGCCTTGGAAAGAAGTGCTCGACAACCCGGTGCTCCGCCAGCGGCTCTACAGCGAGATTCAGGTTCCCGTTGGAACCAAGTAA
- the nirD gene encoding nitrite reductase small subunit NirD, with protein sequence MDTKEVTYVGVGRVGDFEERIGRVVRIGGVELAVFRTTGGEFFALENRSPGPRGGTLADGIVSGVVLFDPICDWRIGLRDGAVLAPDTGQVRAYPVRVQDGEVQIGYSAS encoded by the coding sequence ATGGATACAAAAGAGGTCACGTATGTTGGCGTTGGAAGAGTGGGAGATTTCGAGGAGCGGATCGGCAGGGTCGTACGGATCGGCGGAGTAGAGCTCGCCGTCTTCCGGACGACGGGAGGCGAGTTCTTCGCTCTCGAGAACCGCAGCCCGGGGCCGCGCGGCGGCACGCTGGCCGACGGAATCGTGTCGGGCGTCGTCCTGTTCGATCCGATCTGCGACTGGCGGATCGGACTGAGAGACGGAGCCGTGCTGGCTCCGGATACCGGACAGGTGAGGGCTTACCCGGTACGGGTGCAGGATGGCGAAGTGCAGATCGGTTATTCCGCTTCGTAA
- the mobA gene encoding molybdenum cofactor guanylyltransferase, whose protein sequence is MLTGLILAGGESKRMNGANKSMLKFEYETLLQRQVRLMRTVCSELMIVTNDPKSYLRQVDESVRIITDYIPGKGPLSGLHAGLTLARGEQVWAVGCGMPFLSPKAAQLLLEQKNRGFDAAFPRVENMIYPLHGIYDRSCGKRIGELLQSGEGRPDALHRVLNAALVEEEVFTGQGISASFVFEIKTEEDYFTAAEILEGRSAVSG, encoded by the coding sequence ATGCTAACGGGACTGATCCTGGCAGGCGGCGAGAGCAAACGGATGAACGGTGCGAACAAGAGCATGCTGAAGTTTGAATACGAGACGCTCCTGCAGCGGCAGGTCCGCCTGATGAGGACGGTCTGCAGCGAGCTTATGATTGTCACGAACGATCCGAAGTCTTATCTGCGGCAGGTGGACGAATCGGTGCGGATCATCACCGACTATATTCCGGGGAAAGGGCCGCTCAGCGGCCTGCATGCCGGCCTGACGCTGGCCAGGGGAGAGCAGGTGTGGGCGGTCGGATGCGGCATGCCCTTCCTCTCCCCCAAGGCGGCGCAGCTCCTCCTGGAGCAGAAGAACAGAGGCTTCGACGCCGCCTTTCCGCGGGTGGAGAATATGATCTACCCGCTGCACGGCATCTATGACCGCTCCTGCGGAAAGCGGATCGGAGAGCTGCTGCAGAGCGGGGAGGGCCGGCCGGATGCGCTGCACCGGGTGCTGAATGCGGCGCTGGTAGAGGAAGAGGTGTTCACCGGACAGGGCATATCCGCCTCCTTCGTGTTCGAGATCAAGACGGAAGAGGACTACTTCACGGCCGCCGAGATTCTCGAAGGCCGGTCGGCGGTATCGGGCTGA
- a CDS encoding GTP cyclohydrolase II, translating to MSHATRITPDVMEHLQDKIQLIERPEGAIYLVGPIRLPVSLYDETVVFQWYCWLNCKEVESDMERIVDKLSSINLAEFQQSSVLVHGDFKNADEALIRLHSICHTGDIFGSKRCDCGFQLKRSMKMIADHGTGALFYLANHEGRGIGLFSKALAYLLQENGYDTVDANLKLGFVDDARNYGDAVAVLNRLRSKPVTLITNNPKKVDALKSSGLDVAGRVELWGDLSPFNENYLKTKVERSGHMGQGCCNDDN from the coding sequence GTGAGCCATGCAACCCGCATTACCCCTGATGTCATGGAGCATCTTCAGGACAAAATTCAGCTGATTGAGCGGCCCGAGGGCGCCATCTACCTGGTAGGGCCGATCCGGCTGCCGGTCAGCCTGTATGACGAGACGGTCGTGTTTCAGTGGTACTGCTGGCTGAACTGCAAGGAAGTCGAGAGCGACATGGAGCGCATTGTCGACAAGCTGTCTTCGATCAATCTCGCCGAATTCCAGCAGTCGAGCGTGCTCGTACACGGCGATTTCAAGAATGCCGATGAAGCGCTGATCCGGCTTCACTCCATCTGCCATACCGGTGATATCTTCGGCAGCAAACGGTGCGACTGCGGCTTTCAGCTGAAGCGGTCCATGAAAATGATCGCGGATCACGGCACCGGAGCCCTTTTTTACCTCGCGAATCACGAAGGAAGAGGGATCGGGCTGTTCAGCAAAGCGCTGGCGTATCTGCTCCAGGAGAACGGCTACGATACGGTGGATGCGAATCTGAAGCTCGGGTTCGTGGACGACGCCCGCAATTACGGTGACGCCGTCGCGGTGCTGAACCGGCTCCGCAGCAAGCCGGTGACGCTGATCACGAACAATCCGAAGAAGGTCGATGCCCTCAAGTCCTCCGGTCTTGATGTAGCCGGACGCGTGGAGCTGTGGGGAGATCTTTCCCCCTTCAACGAGAATTATCTCAAAACGAAGGTGGAGCGCTCCGGTCATATGGGCCAGGGCTGCTGCAACGATGACAACTAA
- a CDS encoding diguanylate cyclase domain-containing protein, whose translation MKNPVEQMLRHAPYEGEHIQVLLDLIQEFIVLKDGEGRWLVSNQTVLDAYELNGIDYRGRTDQELAELAPPQFKAAFEFNITTDEQAWQKGAPLQIEKSFAIADGSMQTWEVIKTPMFDGEGSRHRLVIVSRNVTERKKAEEELKASEKQYRLIAENMNDIISMLNPDGRVRYCSPSFRNILDYTVLEGVDLFEFMHPEDSPAVRRSFDELVAGASDAASVQFRYAHAGGHYIWFEAALTCVWSDEGTVDHVVSVARVITERKEYEARLQGMAYYDALTGVHNRRCFMKRVKLELEESDRHGTSLGILYLDVDHFKRINDSFGHEAGDELLVQLARRIEGHLASAGFLARLGGDEFVAVLPGLTAPEQAAAMAETLCASLQQPWPLESAGEVRTSSSIGVALYPQDADAVHLLLRCADQALYAAKREGRSRVRFYDGVEAGE comes from the coding sequence ATGAAGAACCCAGTGGAACAGATGCTAAGGCATGCCCCGTACGAAGGGGAACATATACAGGTCCTGCTCGACCTCATTCAGGAATTTATCGTATTGAAGGACGGCGAGGGGCGGTGGCTGGTCTCAAACCAGACGGTGCTCGATGCCTATGAATTGAACGGGATCGATTACCGCGGCAGGACCGACCAAGAGCTCGCGGAGCTTGCTCCTCCCCAGTTCAAAGCTGCGTTTGAGTTTAACATCACAACCGACGAACAGGCATGGCAGAAGGGAGCTCCGCTGCAGATCGAGAAGTCTTTCGCCATCGCGGACGGCAGCATGCAGACGTGGGAGGTCATCAAGACCCCGATGTTCGACGGGGAAGGAAGCCGCCACCGGCTGGTGATCGTGAGCCGCAACGTGACGGAGCGCAAGAAGGCGGAGGAAGAGCTCAAGGCCAGTGAGAAGCAGTACCGTCTCATCGCCGAGAATATGAACGATATCATCTCCATGCTCAATCCCGATGGCCGCGTGCGGTATTGTTCACCGTCTTTTCGGAACATATTGGACTATACCGTGCTCGAAGGGGTGGATCTCTTCGAGTTCATGCATCCCGAGGACAGCCCTGCCGTCCGGAGGAGCTTCGACGAGCTTGTGGCCGGCGCATCGGACGCTGCTTCGGTGCAGTTTCGTTATGCGCATGCCGGAGGTCATTACATCTGGTTTGAGGCTGCACTTACCTGTGTATGGAGCGATGAGGGGACGGTGGACCATGTCGTATCGGTTGCACGGGTGATTACGGAACGCAAGGAATATGAGGCGCGGCTGCAGGGGATGGCGTACTATGATGCGCTTACGGGCGTGCACAACCGCCGCTGTTTCATGAAGCGGGTCAAGCTGGAGTTGGAGGAAAGCGACCGGCATGGAACGAGCCTCGGGATCCTGTATCTCGATGTCGATCACTTCAAACGGATTAACGATTCGTTCGGGCACGAGGCGGGAGATGAACTTCTCGTGCAGCTGGCTCGGCGGATCGAAGGCCATCTGGCTTCCGCAGGGTTTCTGGCCCGGCTGGGCGGAGATGAATTCGTGGCGGTTCTGCCCGGTCTCACGGCTCCGGAACAGGCGGCGGCGATGGCCGAGACCTTGTGCGCATCATTGCAGCAGCCCTGGCCGCTGGAGAGCGCCGGGGAGGTCCGAACATCCTCCTCCATCGGGGTGGCGCTCTATCCGCAGGACGCCGATGCCGTGCATCTCCTGCTCCGCTGTGCGGACCAGGCACTCTATGCAGCCAAGCGGGAAGGGAGAAGCCGGGTCCGTTTCTATGACGGAGTGGAGGCGGGTGAGTAA
- a CDS encoding C40 family peptidase, whose protein sequence is MNKLLKASAMALSLMVTTISVGTAMPSRTEAAISSTTGSRIVTTAKSYIGDVDYRFGTRDASRLIFDCSSFTQFILKKHGISVPWSSREQAKEGNWISKSKLRAGDLVFFSVGTPGRIDHVGIYVGNGKFISNTRSAGVVITSMTSGYWEDRYITGRRL, encoded by the coding sequence ATGAACAAACTGCTAAAAGCATCTGCGATGGCATTGTCTCTCATGGTTACGACCATCAGCGTTGGAACAGCCATGCCAAGCCGGACGGAGGCCGCCATCTCTTCTACGACAGGCAGCCGGATCGTTACAACCGCCAAATCCTACATCGGAGATGTAGACTATAGATTCGGTACCCGTGATGCGTCCCGTCTGATCTTCGACTGCTCTTCGTTTACGCAGTTCATTCTCAAGAAGCACGGCATTTCCGTTCCTTGGAGCTCCCGCGAGCAGGCCAAAGAAGGCAATTGGATCAGCAAGTCGAAGCTGAGAGCGGGCGATCTCGTCTTCTTCAGCGTAGGCACACCGGGAAGAATCGATCACGTGGGCATCTATGTGGGGAACGGCAAATTCATCAGCAACACGAGAAGCGCAGGCGTTGTCATCACGTCCATGACTTCGGGTTACTGGGAAGACCGTTATATTACGGGCCGCCGTTTGTAG
- a CDS encoding TIR domain-containing protein, whose product MKRHTSKPCVFIGSARESIAIASTIHKALSHFAQVSPWYAGTFHAMHYTMDDLEARLAASDFAVFVFSPDDLLLHRGKLVLTPRDNTVFEMGLFWGKLKRGRVFFVVPEYVEMEYHKEKITEFHLMSDLQGLTLLRYEVRTDGDLHAAVSVACMEIGARITEAGKYEDPVEALQEARAELEQNDSLHHFFLHFVKDLMTEPDKKYEFLYDALRSAYQPIEGYRVVGAAVWKARGNEGLEQVAGNVGRNKFYPFTVNDDKRDAEGTIVVVDAFLNGLEKVVLLSDRVVKTYLLCYPVGKDLMLVLHVSGKRAMSPEDCETLLQVNHKLMGTINHLFGGESS is encoded by the coding sequence TTGAAACGGCATACGTCCAAGCCGTGCGTCTTCATCGGTTCTGCCCGGGAGTCCATTGCAATCGCTTCCACAATTCACAAGGCACTGTCCCACTTTGCCCAGGTATCACCGTGGTACGCCGGTACGTTTCATGCGATGCACTATACGATGGATGATCTGGAGGCCAGGCTGGCAGCGAGCGATTTTGCCGTATTCGTATTTTCACCGGACGATCTGCTGCTTCACCGCGGCAAGCTGGTGCTTACCCCCCGTGACAACACCGTATTCGAAATGGGCCTGTTCTGGGGCAAGCTCAAGCGGGGCCGGGTCTTTTTTGTGGTTCCGGAATATGTGGAGATGGAATATCATAAAGAAAAGATTACGGAATTCCATCTGATGTCCGATCTGCAGGGGCTCACCCTTCTGCGCTACGAAGTCCGTACGGACGGGGATCTCCATGCCGCCGTGAGTGTGGCCTGCATGGAGATTGGTGCAAGGATCACGGAAGCGGGTAAATACGAGGACCCGGTGGAAGCGCTTCAGGAAGCCCGCGCGGAGCTGGAGCAGAACGATTCGCTGCATCATTTCTTTCTTCATTTTGTGAAGGACCTGATGACCGAGCCCGACAAGAAGTATGAGTTCCTCTATGACGCCCTGCGCAGCGCCTATCAGCCTATCGAAGGCTACCGTGTCGTGGGCGCGGCCGTATGGAAAGCACGGGGGAACGAGGGGCTTGAGCAGGTGGCCGGCAATGTCGGCAGGAACAAGTTCTACCCTTTCACGGTCAACGATGACAAGCGGGACGCCGAGGGGACCATCGTGGTAGTCGATGCCTTCTTGAACGGATTGGAGAAGGTCGTGCTGCTCTCGGACCGCGTTGTCAAAACCTACTTGCTGTGCTATCCTGTAGGAAAGGATCTCATGCTTGTCCTTCATGTGTCCGGCAAGCGAGCCATGTCACCCGAAGATTGCGAGACGCTGCTGCAAGTCAACCACAAGCTGATGGGCACCATAAACCACCTTTTTGGAGGCGAATCTTCATGA